The Desulfovibrio sp. DNA window CCAACATGATCGACAAGGACACCTGGAAGAAGAACGGCTACAACAACGGCGCTGGCAACGGCAGCTTTGACAAGCAGGATGCCTGGAAAGCCCAGGTTGCCTTCCAGTACAGCTTCTAATCCAACATACCGTTAAACGCGCCGTTCCCCTTCCCGGCGCGTGCACTTCGCCGCTTCTGCCAGCCGGAAGCGGCGTTTTTTCATTGGTCCTGCTATTTACCGGCGGCATCCCAGGCAGCAAGGCCGCCTTCAAGGTAACTCACGTCAAATCCTTTGGCGGTCAACGCGGCATGCACCGACTTGCTCACCGAGCCCCCGCGCACACAATAGATGGCAACTGGTCTGTCTTTTGGCAGCTGCCCGGCCCACGCATCCACAGCTTCAGGATTATGCCACTCTGCCCCGGCAATGGTTCGCGGGTCTGCCTGATAGTCCACCTCGCGGCGCACATCGCATACCGTTGCGGATTTGCTGTCCAGCAGCGCCTGAAGTTCCTGCGGAGTAATTGTTTCACCCATATTGCCCCCTGCAGATCAAGATTGTTGGTTATTCAGACAAATTGCCACAACAGGCCAGCCAGCCCACTCAGGCTCACCAGAGCGTGCATGGAAAGCTTGAAGCGCACCAGAGCCACCAGCGAAACAAGCGCAATCACCACGGCAAAGGCGTCAAAACCTGTGGCGGGAAAAAACGTGTTCACCGCAAAAAACACACCAATCTTGAGTACCACGCCCACCACTGCGCCAGATATGCCCGTAAGCGCTGCGTTGAGCTTTTTGTTGGCGGTAATGGCCTCTATGTAGGGCGCACCGGCAAAAATGAACATGAAGCTGGGCAAAAAGGTGGTAAAAGTGGTGAGCAGACCGCCCACAATACCTGCTGTTAGCGGCGTGAGGTTGCCCGGCTGGTTCCAGGCGGTGATGAAGCCCACAAACTGCGTTACCATGATCAGCGGGCCGGGAGTTGTCTCTGCCAGGCCAAGGCCCAACAGCATTTCTTTTTCGGTCAGCCAGCCAAGGTTCACCGCATGCTCAATAATGTAGGCAAGCACCGCGTATGCCCCGCCAAAAGTCACAAAGGGGGCCTTGCTGAAAAAGATAGATATCTGGGAGAGAATGTCGCCCATGCCCCGCCAGGCAAATACCGGCACGATCACTGCCAGCCAGATCAGCACAAAAATGCCAACTACACGGAAAAGATGCGACAGCCGAGGCAGGTTGGTAAACGATTCCGGCCCTTCAACCATACATTCGTTTGTGCCCGGCTTTTTCTGACAAAAAATGTCTGGACGCAGCCTGCCAAGAATCACACCGGCCACACCGGCCAGCAAAACAATGGCGGGGAACGACACGCCAAAAAACTGCCCCAGCACAAACGAGCCGCCCGCAAACGCATACAGGGCCGGGTGCCTGAGCGATTTTTTTGAAAGCCGTATGAGCGCTTCAACGACAATGGCAACCACTGCGGCGGCAATGCCGTGAAAAATTCCGGCCACAAGAGGTACCTGCCCCTTGGCGGCGGCCAGCCACGAGAGAAAGAGCATCAGGAACACCGAGGGCAGCAAAAAGCATATCCCGGCAATGGTTCCGCCCCAGTATCCGTTGAGCCGCCAGCCTATGTACACAGCCAGCTGGTGCGCCTCTGGCCCCGGCAAAAGCATGCAGAAGTTGAGCGCCCGCAAAAAAACTTTTTCGCTGATCCAGGCCCTGCCGTCCACCAGATTTTTGTGCATCATGGCGATCTGCCCTGCCGGGCCGCCAAAATTGATGAACCCCAGCTTGAACCAGTACAGAAATGCGTCCCGCAATGAGACCTGAGGCGTGGGGTCGTTTTCGCTCATGAAATTTCCTTTGCCTGTCAGGCAGGTTCTACAGCAAACCCTCTGGCCGTCGCAAAATAGCGGCATCTGGAAACCTGAAAACACCTTACGTTCTGCGCAATGCCAGATCAATCCGGTTCTGGCACATTGCGTAAGAATACGGGGATTGCCAAAAAAACAAATACAGCCAGAAGGGGAAAACTCACCTGATACCCGGCCCAGCCAATGAGCAGGCCCGCGCAGATTGAACCTGATGCGTGTCCGACATCAAAGATTGTTCCAAACGCACCCATGGCCGAACCAAACCGCTGGTCACGGCACATATCTGCTACCAGAGCGGCAGAAGAAGATGTAACCAGAGCCTCACCCATGCCGAATACAAGACAGGCAGCCAGCAGGGGGAAAAAGTCATGCAGAAAGGGTATGGATGCAAGTGCCCCGCCGCACAGCAGCAAACCCACAACAATAAGCCCGCGCCTGCCGCGTGCGTCCGACATCCTGCCCAGCAGGGGTTTGCTGAGCATGGTTACAAATATCTGCACACCCCACAGCAGACCAGCCTGAAATTCCGACAAACCCACCGCCGTCACCGCATAGATGGGCAAAAAGGCCTCAAGAGCTCCCATGCCAAGGCGTTGCACCCCCTCAACAGCAGAAGCCGTAACCAGCCGCCGGTCAGAAAGCACCTGGCCAATTCCCTGGCGAAAGCGCTGCAGACCAGAGCCTGTCGCCCGCTCCGGTTCAGACGGTGCATCGTGCCCCAAGGTTTTAAGGCCCAGTAGCAGGGCTGCCATGCCAGAAACGGCACTGAGGGCAAAAACCATACGAAACTGCCACAGCACCGGCCCGCCGCCAGTACTCGCATCGAGCACCAAACCGCCAATGGGTGCGCCCAGCAAGGTTCCAATAATCCCCACCGACGAAAACCACGAAAGCAGCTCACCACGGCGCGAGCCAGCCACTTCGGCCACCACGGCCATGGCCACAGGGCCATAAATGGCGGTCGCAAGGCCGTGCAAAAAGCGCACAACAATAAGCGATTGGTATGAATCAATAAAAAAATAGGCAAGGGGTATGAGCCCAAACACTATCAGCCCCGCCAGCATGGTGCGCCTTCTGCCCACCACGTCTGAAAGTGCGCCAGCGGGAAGCTTGAACAATATGCCCGTAACAGTAGAAACCCCCACTGCCAGCCCCACTGCCTCAGGCGCGGCCCCCAAAAAAAGAGCAAAGAGCGGCAGCATGGGATTCTTGGTGAGGGCATACGAAAAGCGGGCAAGAAATGCCACCGTGCACAGATTGTTGAAATCCTTCATTACAGCCTCTCAGGGCGGCGCACTGGGCAGCCCCGTAAATGCTCACTAATGCTTGGGCGCAGATCGGTCAAAAAAAATGGATTTTCCGTAAAAGCCCACAGGGATGCCCATGACGACCTCTGCATCAATAAGGCCCAAGTGTTTTGCCGCTGCACCTACCCGCTGCTGTATACGGTTATCAAGATTAAGCAGACTGGCAGTTTTGGCCGCTGCAACCAGAGCCGCACCCACGTCCATCATGCGCAGGGCGCAGAAGGGGCCGGAGTAACCCATTTCTGTCTCATCCAGTTGCCTTTTGATCATAAATTCCGCACAGGTGGGGTAACCACATGCGCCGCAGTCATAGCCGCCGCAGGCACAGTTTTTCAGCCCCACGAGCAAGAGCGCCTGGCATTTTTCTATATTGTCGGCATCGCGCAGCCAAAAGGCCTCGTTGGTGCTTTTGGGCGCATGAGCCTTCATGGTCTGGGCGATCTTGTGCAGCTCCTCATCGTCATGAATAACGCCGATCTCCAGAAAATCCTTGCCGCCAGCCTTGGGGGC harbors:
- a CDS encoding rhodanese-like domain-containing protein, which translates into the protein MGETITPQELQALLDSKSATVCDVRREVDYQADPRTIAGAEWHNPEAVDAWAGQLPKDRPVAIYCVRGGSVSKSVHAALTAKGFDVSYLEGGLAAWDAAGK
- the chrA gene encoding chromate efflux transporter; translated protein: MSENDPTPQVSLRDAFLYWFKLGFINFGGPAGQIAMMHKNLVDGRAWISEKVFLRALNFCMLLPGPEAHQLAVYIGWRLNGYWGGTIAGICFLLPSVFLMLFLSWLAAAKGQVPLVAGIFHGIAAAVVAIVVEALIRLSKKSLRHPALYAFAGGSFVLGQFFGVSFPAIVLLAGVAGVILGRLRPDIFCQKKPGTNECMVEGPESFTNLPRLSHLFRVVGIFVLIWLAVIVPVFAWRGMGDILSQISIFFSKAPFVTFGGAYAVLAYIIEHAVNLGWLTEKEMLLGLGLAETTPGPLIMVTQFVGFITAWNQPGNLTPLTAGIVGGLLTTFTTFLPSFMFIFAGAPYIEAITANKKLNAALTGISGAVVGVVLKIGVFFAVNTFFPATGFDAFAVVIALVSLVALVRFKLSMHALVSLSGLAGLLWQFV
- a CDS encoding DUF2148 domain-containing protein — protein: MKDTAIHVAQLMAASARTAPKAGGKDFLEIGVIHDDEELHKIAQTMKAHAPKSTNEAFWLRDADNIEKCQALLLVGLKNCACGGYDCGACGYPTCAEFMIKRQLDETEMGYSGPFCALRMMDVGAALVAAAKTASLLNLDNRIQQRVGAAAKHLGLIDAEVVMGIPVGFYGKSIFFDRSAPKH
- a CDS encoding MFS transporter, with the translated sequence MKDFNNLCTVAFLARFSYALTKNPMLPLFALFLGAAPEAVGLAVGVSTVTGILFKLPAGALSDVVGRRRTMLAGLIVFGLIPLAYFFIDSYQSLIVVRFLHGLATAIYGPVAMAVVAEVAGSRRGELLSWFSSVGIIGTLLGAPIGGLVLDASTGGGPVLWQFRMVFALSAVSGMAALLLGLKTLGHDAPSEPERATGSGLQRFRQGIGQVLSDRRLVTASAVEGVQRLGMGALEAFLPIYAVTAVGLSEFQAGLLWGVQIFVTMLSKPLLGRMSDARGRRGLIVVGLLLCGGALASIPFLHDFFPLLAACLVFGMGEALVTSSSAALVADMCRDQRFGSAMGAFGTIFDVGHASGSICAGLLIGWAGYQVSFPLLAVFVFLAIPVFLRNVPEPD